The Daucus carota subsp. sativus chromosome 2, DH1 v3.0, whole genome shotgun sequence genome includes a window with the following:
- the LOC135150414 gene encoding AT-hook motif nuclear-localized protein 21-like, translating to MSNSNQNGLTSPISTAPGRHGGAPQYSFNSDGSLMTNGEPVNGINKIVILEIPSGFDVISCVVQFALHFGLAVTVLTGQGLISEVDIAYPLNAIPPPCVSTSFHIISFSGAYSCLNAASGNIISCFHVQFVDAAGNVMGGRILSQMKAASVVTLVLAVSTQV from the coding sequence ATGAGTAATTCAAACCAAAATGGTTTAACAAGCCCAATATCTACAGCTCCAGGGAGGCATGGAGGAGCTCCTCAATATTCATTCAATTCTGATGGCTCCTTAATGACCAACGGTGAGCCAGTGAATGGCATCAACAAAATAGTCATTCTTGAAATCCCTAGTGGATTTGATGTCATAAGTTGTGTGGTGCAATTTGCACTGCATTTCGGGCTTGCTGTAACTGTGCTTACTGGCCAGGGACTCATTTCTGAGGTTGATATTGCGTATCCACTCAATGCAATCCCTCCCCCATGCGTTTCTACAAGCTTCCACATAATTTCGTTTTCTGGGGCTTACAGTTGTTTAAATGCCGCTTCTGGAAATATTATTAGTTGTTTCCATGTTCAATTTGTAGATGCTGCAGGTAATGTTATGGGAGGACGGATTCTCTCTCAGATGAAAGCAGCAAGTGTTGTTACTCTTGTTCTTGCCGTTTCTACACAAGTCTGA